GGACACACTCCTCATCATCCATTCCATCAAGTTGACCAATCTCAAGTCCTTCTCTTAGCTTGAATTTGATTCTCTCGACCTTCTGTCTGATCTGACTAATGTTTTCCAGGTTAACTTTAGTCTTAATACACTGATTCAACAAGCCACTGACGCTAGTGACATCACGTAGAAGACGGTTCTCTTCGATGATTAGATCCTCAGCTTTCTTAATGGCACCACTAATTTCGTCTCTCATATCTTGCAGCTCTGTTTGCAGCTTGACTTTTAACTTCACAATTATACCTTTGATTTTTCCGAGCTCAAGTAAGAGCGCCTCTGCGTTACGTTTTCCTTCATGGCTGGATTCTTCGGCATCATTTGTAGCCTTCTCAAgaagtttctttctttcttcattaaTTTTTCTGATATTCTCCTCCGCCTCATTATTGATCTTAGCCCTCTTCTCATCCAGCTCACAGaggattttctttctctcttcttcttctctgccCCTGATCTGCCTTTCGATCATCCTAAGGTAAGAGTTTATATGTGAGTAATGCTGACTGACGTTCTGTGTAAAGCATTCGATATTCTCTTTTTTCGCACGCCCCTCCTGTAACATTTTCATTAACTGATCCTGTTTTTCAGCTGTAACGTCCTGAATGTCATGCTTTTGACAAGCTTCATGGTGATTGGTTAAGGCACATGCAAGGCAAATTGGAATTTCATGAGACTTGCAATAAAGCTTGGCTTCCTCCCCATCGTGTTTGCCGCAGACCCATTTAATTTTTCTCACCACTCCCTTGATAGTGTCCTGTCGTTCTCGGGCACAGTCGTCACAAAGCCTTTCATGAACCTCTCGGCGGTAAGTGATGTGTGACTTGGTCTTGCTGTGACATCCTTCACAATCAGTGTCATCATCTTTACGGAAGTTGGTTGCCATGTTCGACGAATGCTGCAGGAGTGACGCTGCCAGtggaaacaaatgaacaaacggaaaacaaacaataatcgTAACCACTAAATCTTGAGCTGTTTTGGGAGGTTTTGACATGCAGGAATACCTAGTGTTAAAATGTGTACACTGAAATGCATGTTCTGTATCGAAACTTAAAGAacgaa
The sequence above is drawn from the Diadema setosum chromosome 19, eeDiaSeto1, whole genome shotgun sequence genome and encodes:
- the LOC140242319 gene encoding uncharacterized protein, which gives rise to MATNFRKDDDTDCEGCHSKTKSHITYRREVHERLCDDCARERQDTIKGVVRKIKWVCGKHDGEEAKLYCKSHEIPICLACALTNHHEACQKHDIQDVTAEKQDQLMKMLQEGRAKKENIECFTQNVSQHYSHINSYLRMIERQIRGREEEERKKILCELDEKRAKINNEAEENIRKINEERKKLLEKATNDAEESSHEGKRNAEALLLELGKIKGIIVKLKVKLQTELQDMRDEISGAIKKAEDLIIEENRLLRDVTSVSGLLNQCIKTKVNLENISQIRQKVERIKFKLREGLEIGQLDGMDDEECVLHDTWEQPAGTAFIGLISNHEVLLHRDNSLFVANTNARTITPVKIQGTNRVRILSVARLHQSRLVAVTPDGNLLIFHRHSSNPDHDVVNTWLHVRPIRTKCGPFMFLNVDKNGLILTACLSGSTIDIYNPENGNLVQTVKLTKDACIIGFSSMSSGLIGVLSNTGGKNVIYVVDMLLGIKSTIHLDDYEGRISGIAIDGSDDIYLTYYNSIKQLYVVDVLSSTGAKISEAIIECPDLPKLVTTLPKRLTVFHDLTVYSYERKSFMDFLNALML